TTCTTTTAGGGGATGACATAGTAGATGCGGAAGTCCCTGTTTTAAAGCAGATGATAGAACAATACGAAAGGTACAACTGTTCTATTATTGGGGTACAAGAAGTGCCGTATGAGGATGTAGATAAATATGGTATTGTTGATTCTACACCTATTGAGGACAGATTGTATAAGGTGAATAATCTCGTAGAAAAGCCTAAAAAAGAAGAAGCTCCATCAAATATAGCTATTCTGGGAAGATATATAATAACGCCAAGAATATTTGAAATATTAGAAAACACGCCACCAGGAACAGGTGGGGAGATACAGCTTACAGATGCTTTAAAAACTCTTTTAAATTATGAAGCAATTTACGCCTATAATTTTATTGGCAAGAGATATGATGTAGGAGATAAATTAGGTTACCTTATGGCAACTGTTGAGTATGCTCTGAAAAGAGAGGACTTAAGGGAACCTTTTAAGAGGTATTTATTAGACGTTACGAGAAGCTTAGATCCTGTGATGGATGAAGCTGCAGTTACAATTACACAATAAGTTTAAAGCGAAAGGAGAATAAAATTGGAGGAAGAAATTTCATTAAGAGAACTTATTGAGGTAATTTTAAAATATAAAAAAACAATCATTATTGTAACTCTTGCTGCAACTTTAGTAGCAGCAGTGCTTAGTTTTTTCATAATAAAACCCACCTATGAAGCTACTACAACTTTGTCTGTTACTGATGTAACACCTGAAACAGGTTTTTTTGGTTCGAATACCACGGTTATTCTTCCGGGAAAAGATTCAGATCTGCCG
The sequence above is a segment of the Thermoanaerobacter ethanolicus JW 200 genome. Coding sequences within it:
- the galU gene encoding UTP--glucose-1-phosphate uridylyltransferase GalU, which codes for MKIKKAIIPAAGLGTRFLPATKAQPKEMLPIVDKPTIQYIVEEAIQSGIEDILIITGRNKRAIEDHFDKSVELELELKKKKKESLLHLVEDISNMVNIHYIRQKEPKGLGHAIYCARAFVGNEPFAVLLGDDIVDAEVPVLKQMIEQYERYNCSIIGVQEVPYEDVDKYGIVDSTPIEDRLYKVNNLVEKPKKEEAPSNIAILGRYIITPRIFEILENTPPGTGGEIQLTDALKTLLNYEAIYAYNFIGKRYDVGDKLGYLMATVEYALKREDLREPFKRYLLDVTRSLDPVMDEAAVTITQ